In a single window of the Arachis hypogaea cultivar Tifrunner chromosome 6, arahy.Tifrunner.gnm2.J5K5, whole genome shotgun sequence genome:
- the LOC112756041 gene encoding uncharacterized protein has protein sequence MIKTLNPNYPNNTAKTAEIMSRYRPIAPKPDTNNSSSSSLTDNNGSNSSNSNNSLSQKIKNSPYLRSLWPQLQARPTRTRKRGRAPILTLPPSSLFKRQKLNNTNNLLLGFYPSTTKNLLSLQSLNFVPPHQQLGNPLSNHAIGVLNCQLENTNDVSTISNSTTSPSLVTLPLLPCSPSSSSTSSIHQPPKFDLTNNNNACKEVTFDLNLTAKLHIPEEKDLLQQLQRPVAMTATAATNNNVVVVAPQPVRPVGSSISVGCINEDATMAIQDQNLKRKQEVEDEVETETLPAIITDSKNRVRMVNSSYKELVGQPECPWLESMVTSIQCGSSASSSTPSSSPRSSSPRSNKRISGEVALQVCDDSIKIPDSSSSNGFSCWVRIEWQSSEDQRKKFCVNAFCDVTKLCCESRDYVFSWRFHTRTREASQSSCNL, from the coding sequence TGATAACAATGGCTCCAACAGCAGCAACAGCAACAATTCACTCTCTCAAAAGATCAAGAATTCTCCTTATCTTAGGAGTCTTTGGCCACAGCTTCAAGCAAGACCAACAAGGACTAGAAAGAGAGGTAGAGCCCCAATTTTAACACTTCCACCTTCTTCACTCTTTAAAAGGCAAAAACTCAACAACACAAATAATCTTCTACTAGGATTTTATCCCTCTACAACAAAGAACCTACTTTCATTACAAAgtttgaattttgttcctcctcaTCAACAACTCGGTAATCCTCTCTCTAATCATGCAATTGGGGTTCTTAATTGTCAATTAGAAAACACTAATGATGTTAGCACTATCAGTAATTCCACTACAAGCCCAAGTTTGGTTACACTTCCACTTCTTCCATgttcaccttcttcttcttctacttcttccatCCATCAACCACCAAAGTTTGACttaaccaacaacaacaatgcttGCAAAGAAGTAACATTTGATCTGAATTTGACTGCGAAGTTGCACATCCCGGAAGAGAAGGATCTCTTGCAGCAACTTCAGAGGCCGGTGGCGATGACGGCGACAGCAGCAACAAATAACAATGTGGTAGTAGTAGCTCCtcaaccggttcgaccggttgGTTCCTCCATAAGCGTTGGTTGCATCAATGAAGATGCAACAATGGCAATTCAAGATCAGAATCTCAAGAGAAAACAAGAGGTTGAGGATGAGGTTGAAACCGAGACATTACCAGCAATTATAACAGACTCAAAAAACCGGGTTAGGATGGTAAATTCCTCATACAAGGAACTAGTTGGTCAACCAGAATGTCCATGGCTTGAATCCATGGTAACAAGCATTCAATGCGGgtcatcagcatcatcatcaacaCCATCATCATCACCAAGATCATCATCTCCAAGAAGTAACAAGAGGATAAGTGGTGAAGTAGCACTTCAAGTCTGTGATGATTCAATTAAGATACCAGATTCATCATCATCAAATGGATTCTCTTGCTGGGTTAGGATTGAATGGCAAAGCAGTGAAGATCAGAGGAAGAAGTTTTGTGTGAATGCTTTCTGTGATGTTACCAAGTTGTGTTGTGAATCGAGGGATTATGTGTTCTCGTGGAGGTTCCACACGCGCACCAGAGAAGCTTCTCAATCTAGTTgcaatctttaa